One window from the genome of Gadus macrocephalus chromosome 7, ASM3116895v1 encodes:
- the LOC132461340 gene encoding ion channel TACAN-like isoform X1, producing the protein MSSPSSLSECLQEWEVMEKDYQQVQETHRLYKHKLEEVTKLQDSCSSAITRQRKKLKELAVSIKECRTKHPAQDLSSEERNVIRDIQDSIRGRPDIFLEMEAFLPKKNGLYLSLVLGNINVTLLNKHSKFAYKDEYEKFKLVLTVILFLFSFTCRFLLSYRALDALFNFLLVWYYCTLTIRESILISNGSRIKGWWVFHHYVSTFLSGVMLTWPEGALYQMFRSQFLTYCLYQIGFVQFLQYYYQSGCLYRLRALGERHNMDLTVEGFQSWMWRGLTFLLPFLFFGHFWQLYNSVILFKMAQLPECKEWQVAMCGCSYLTLFLGNFCTTLGVVYQKYITDKPKSL; encoded by the exons ATGAGTAGCCCGAGTAGTCTCAGTGAGTGCTTACAGGAATGGGAGGTCATGGAGAAGGACTATCAACAGGTCCAG GAAACTCATCGTCTTTATAAACATAAACTAGAAGAGGTCACCAAACTGCAAGACAGCTGCAGCAGTGCCATCACACGTCAAAGGAAGAAGTTAAAGGAGCTGGCTGTTTCAATAAAAGA ATGTAGAACCAAACACCCGGCCCAAGACCTGAGTTCAGAGGAGAGGAACGTCATCAGAGACATCCAGGACAGTATTAGAGGAAGGCCGGACATCTTCCTAGAGATGGAAGCTTTCCTGCCCAAGAAGAATGG GCTGtacctctctctggttctgggGAACATCAACGTCACGCTGCTCAACAAGCACTCTAA ATTTGCGTACAAGGATGAATACGAGAAGTTTAAATTGGTCCTCACGGTCAtcctcttcctgttctcctTCACCTGCCGCTTCCTACTGAGCTACAG AGCCCTGGATGCGCTCTTCAACTTCCTACTGGTGTGGTACTACTGCACGCTGACCATCAGAGAGAGCATCCTGATCAGCAACGGCTCCAG GATCAAGGGCTGGTGGGTGTTCCATCACTATGTGTCCACCTTCCTCTCAGGGGTCATGCTGACGTG GCCTGAAGGTGCCCTATACCAGATGTTCAGGAGCCAATTCTTAACATACTGTCTGTACCAAA TAGGTTTTGTCCAGTTCCTCCAGTACTACTACCAGAGTGGCTGTCTGTACAGGCTCCGCGCGCTGGGGGAACGGCACAACATGGACCTCACAGTCG AGGGCTTCCAGTCGTGGATGTGGCGAGGGCTGACctttctccttcccttcctcttcttcgGTCAT TTCTGGCAGCTCTATAACAGCGTAATACTCTTCAAAATGGCCCAGCTACCAGAATGCAAAGAGTGGCAG GTGGCGATGTGTGGCTGCTCCTACCTCACACTGTTCCTCGGGAACTTCTGCACCACCCTGGGCGTCGTTTACCAGAAGTACATCACAGACAAGCCCAAGAGTCTATAG
- the LOC132461340 gene encoding ion channel TACAN-like isoform X2 — protein sequence MSSPSSLSECLQEWEVMEKDYQQVQETHRLYKHKLEEVTKLQDSCSSAITRQRKKLKELAVSIKECRTKHPAQDLSSEERNVIRDIQDSIRGRPDIFLEMEAFLPKKNGLYLSLVLGNINVTLLNKHSKFAYKDEYEKFKLVLTVILFLFSFTCRFLLSYRALDALFNFLLVWYYCTLTIRESILISNGSRIKGWWVFHHYVSTFLSGVMLTWPEGALYQMFRSQFLTYCLYQSFVQFLQYYYQSGCLYRLRALGERHNMDLTVEGFQSWMWRGLTFLLPFLFFGHFWQLYNSVILFKMAQLPECKEWQVAMCGCSYLTLFLGNFCTTLGVVYQKYITDKPKSL from the exons ATGAGTAGCCCGAGTAGTCTCAGTGAGTGCTTACAGGAATGGGAGGTCATGGAGAAGGACTATCAACAGGTCCAG GAAACTCATCGTCTTTATAAACATAAACTAGAAGAGGTCACCAAACTGCAAGACAGCTGCAGCAGTGCCATCACACGTCAAAGGAAGAAGTTAAAGGAGCTGGCTGTTTCAATAAAAGA ATGTAGAACCAAACACCCGGCCCAAGACCTGAGTTCAGAGGAGAGGAACGTCATCAGAGACATCCAGGACAGTATTAGAGGAAGGCCGGACATCTTCCTAGAGATGGAAGCTTTCCTGCCCAAGAAGAATGG GCTGtacctctctctggttctgggGAACATCAACGTCACGCTGCTCAACAAGCACTCTAA ATTTGCGTACAAGGATGAATACGAGAAGTTTAAATTGGTCCTCACGGTCAtcctcttcctgttctcctTCACCTGCCGCTTCCTACTGAGCTACAG AGCCCTGGATGCGCTCTTCAACTTCCTACTGGTGTGGTACTACTGCACGCTGACCATCAGAGAGAGCATCCTGATCAGCAACGGCTCCAG GATCAAGGGCTGGTGGGTGTTCCATCACTATGTGTCCACCTTCCTCTCAGGGGTCATGCTGACGTG GCCTGAAGGTGCCCTATACCAGATGTTCAGGAGCCAATTCTTAACATACTGTCTGTACCAAA GTTTTGTCCAGTTCCTCCAGTACTACTACCAGAGTGGCTGTCTGTACAGGCTCCGCGCGCTGGGGGAACGGCACAACATGGACCTCACAGTCG AGGGCTTCCAGTCGTGGATGTGGCGAGGGCTGACctttctccttcccttcctcttcttcgGTCAT TTCTGGCAGCTCTATAACAGCGTAATACTCTTCAAAATGGCCCAGCTACCAGAATGCAAAGAGTGGCAG GTGGCGATGTGTGGCTGCTCCTACCTCACACTGTTCCTCGGGAACTTCTGCACCACCCTGGGCGTCGTTTACCAGAAGTACATCACAGACAAGCCCAAGAGTCTATAG